The following are from one region of the Helicobacteraceae bacterium genome:
- a CDS encoding ABC transporter permease, whose translation MSDLKEEFKRATEREKRRKRVKRLAFNLLGGVIFLALWEIAPRLIDWLNPSLFPPPSKVAQSLIPLIVSGELWTHIVASMERAIAGFAIGVVVGVVAGVSSARLEWFNYLTEPILHGFRAVPVLAIVPIVVLWFGIGEPPKVALIAWGAFFPVWITTLIGVRDVNQIYLKSAASLGASRSDTLFLVVLPAALPFILTGIRQAIALSLVVLVAAELSGSLSGIAYMMSLGNQLFYVEWMFIGIGALGASGFIADRVFVFVTRKAFPWYNSQN comes from the coding sequence ATGAGCGACCTAAAAGAGGAGTTTAAGCGCGCGACGGAGCGCGAAAAACGGCGCAAACGGGTTAAACGGCTGGCGTTTAATCTGCTGGGCGGCGTTATATTTTTAGCGTTGTGGGAGATCGCGCCGCGTCTGATAGATTGGTTGAATCCCTCGTTGTTTCCGCCGCCTTCAAAGGTGGCGCAAAGCCTTATTCCGCTAATCGTTTCAGGCGAATTATGGACGCATATCGTCGCGAGCATGGAGCGCGCGATCGCGGGTTTTGCGATTGGCGTCGTCGTAGGAGTGGTAGCGGGAGTCTCTTCGGCTAGGTTAGAGTGGTTTAACTACCTTACGGAGCCAATTTTGCACGGCTTTCGCGCCGTGCCGGTTTTGGCGATCGTGCCTATTGTCGTGCTTTGGTTTGGAATTGGCGAGCCGCCTAAAGTCGCGCTGATAGCGTGGGGCGCGTTTTTCCCCGTTTGGATCACGACGCTAATCGGCGTGCGCGACGTTAATCAGATATATCTAAAAAGCGCCGCGAGCTTGGGCGCAAGCCGTAGCGACACGCTATTTTTGGTCGTTCTGCCCGCCGCTTTACCCTTTATTTTGACGGGCATTCGACAGGCGATCGCGCTTTCGCTGGTCGTGCTGGTGGCGGCGGAATTAAGCGGCAGTTTGAGCGGAATCGCGTATATGATGTCGCTTGGCAATCAGCTTTTTTATGTCGAATGGATGTTTATAGGCATAGGAGCGCTCGGCGCGTCGGGTTTTATCGCCGATAGAGTTTTTGTGTTTGTTACGCGCAAGGCGTTTCCGTGGTATAACTCCCAGAACTAA
- the rpoC gene encoding DNA-directed RNA polymerase subunit beta', protein MSKLEKVIVGPDEKAKDFDALQVMIASPEKILSWSFGEVKKPETINYRSLKPERDGLFCAKIFGPVRDYECLCGKYKKMRYKGLKCEKCGVEVTASKVRRSRMGHIDLAAPVAHIWYVNSLPSRVGTLLGVMTKDLERVLYYEAYIVEHGGEAFYDAENKTPVAKYDILNEEQYITLEERYSHTGFHAEMGAGVVRRLLEDLNLPEMYERLKADIKETTAETKLKSLVKKLKVVEVFLNSDNRPEWMILTVLPVLPPDIRPLVALEGGKFAVSDLNDLYRRVINRNARLKRLIELEAPEIIIRNEKRMLQEAVDALFDNGRRASAVKGANKRPLKSLSEIIKGKQGRFRQNLLGKRVDFSGRSVIVVGPELNMDQCGLPKIMALELFKPHLMAKLEEKGYATTLKQAKRLIEQQGNEVWECLQEVVEGHPVLLNRAPTLHKLSIQAFHPKLIDGKAIRLHPLVCAAFNADFDGDQMAVHVPLSQEAIAEAKILMLSSMNILLPATGRAVTTPSQDMVLGLYYLSMEKQGVKGENKLFSGIDEALIAIDGGMVDLHARVRVAIGDQMISAAAGRIVIKSILPDYVPTSLWNRVLKKKMIGEIVDYVYKRGKIKDAAEFLDNLKNLGFRYATKAAISISAADILVPDDKEKAIAAAKKKVKEIQAQYASGLLTEQERYNKIVDLWTDTQNGVAETMMKIVQNDKQGFNSIHMMADSGARGSEQQIRQLASMRGLMARPDGSIIETPVISNFKEGLNMIEYFISTNGARKGLTDTALKTANAGYLTRKLIDVAQNVRVNVDDCGTHEGVEVTSITVGGELIESLEDRIVGRVLVEDAIDPVTNEPLFKEGELIDEEKAQAIAEAQIKSVKIRSPLTCKARKGVCAKCYGLNLGEGKIVQKGEAVGIIAAQSIGEPGTQLTLRTFHAGGAASRTQEESKIVADKEGFIRYYNLSTFKNSAGRSVVANRRNAAALLVEPKVKAPFDGVLRVETIHDEQILIVDNGSEQARFHLRRNDIAKPNELAGVSGQIESKLYLPYKDGNRVKADESIVELIKESYNVPARISYGAELHVEDGAPVPMKIVAKAKGIVKYYMLKGDYLERRHDIQAGQKISEKGLFAVVADEQDREAIRHYIVRESVIEAADNSKVAAHTVISRPEANEQTIIAEWDPYTIPVIAESAGAAHLEDLIPGVTVSEQIEELTGQTRLMVNEYYAPEYKPTIVIANDSGQLIRYSLEPKTAIFVQEGERVGEAQVLAKMPKAVAKSRDITGGLPRVTELLEARKPKDSAMLADIDGVVRFGKPVRNKQRVLIENENGVSVEYQIEKGKRILVHEGEFVHAGERLTDGQISSHDILRILGEKQLQQFIVSEVQQVYRRQGVVINDKHLEVIIGEMLRQVKIVDSGDTKFIVHDLISRRRFEEENLRVMRLGGEPALGSPVLLGITRSAVGADSIISAASFQETTKVLTEASIAGKFDYLEDLKENVVLGRLIPVGTGIYRRKPPLVKELVVSD, encoded by the coding sequence ATGAGTAAATTAGAAAAAGTCATAGTCGGACCCGACGAGAAAGCGAAAGATTTTGACGCGCTTCAGGTGATGATCGCAAGTCCCGAAAAAATCCTAAGTTGGAGTTTCGGCGAGGTTAAAAAACCGGAAACTATCAACTACCGCTCGCTAAAGCCGGAGCGCGACGGGCTTTTTTGCGCGAAAATCTTTGGTCCCGTGCGCGATTACGAGTGCCTGTGCGGCAAATATAAAAAGATGCGCTACAAAGGGCTTAAATGCGAAAAGTGCGGCGTGGAAGTAACCGCTTCTAAAGTGCGCCGAAGCAGAATGGGGCATATCGATCTTGCCGCGCCCGTAGCGCATATCTGGTATGTCAATTCGCTGCCAAGCCGCGTAGGGACGCTGCTTGGCGTGATGACCAAAGATTTGGAGCGGGTGCTTTACTACGAGGCGTATATCGTCGAACACGGGGGCGAAGCGTTCTACGACGCGGAAAATAAAACTCCCGTAGCTAAATACGACATTCTCAACGAGGAACAGTATATAACGCTAGAGGAGCGCTACTCGCACACGGGCTTTCACGCCGAAATGGGCGCGGGGGTGGTGCGCAGATTGCTCGAAGACCTAAATCTGCCCGAAATGTACGAGCGCTTAAAAGCCGACATTAAAGAGACGACCGCCGAAACCAAACTAAAATCGCTCGTGAAAAAATTAAAAGTGGTGGAGGTGTTCTTAAACTCCGACAACCGCCCCGAATGGATGATTCTAACCGTTTTGCCGGTGCTTCCGCCCGATATTCGCCCGCTTGTCGCGCTTGAGGGCGGCAAGTTCGCGGTAAGCGATCTAAACGATCTCTACCGCCGCGTGATCAACCGCAACGCCCGCCTCAAACGGCTGATCGAGCTAGAGGCGCCGGAGATCATTATCCGCAACGAAAAGCGAATGCTCCAAGAGGCGGTGGACGCGCTCTTTGACAATGGCAGACGCGCCAGCGCGGTAAAAGGCGCCAATAAGCGCCCGCTGAAATCGCTAAGCGAAATCATCAAGGGCAAACAGGGGCGCTTCCGTCAAAACCTTCTGGGTAAACGCGTGGATTTTTCGGGACGCTCCGTGATCGTGGTTGGACCGGAACTCAATATGGATCAGTGCGGGCTGCCAAAAATTATGGCTTTGGAGCTATTTAAGCCCCATTTGATGGCGAAACTTGAGGAAAAAGGCTACGCCACCACGCTAAAACAGGCAAAAAGGCTGATCGAGCAGCAGGGCAACGAGGTCTGGGAGTGTCTGCAAGAGGTCGTCGAGGGACACCCCGTGCTGCTAAACCGCGCCCCTACGCTTCACAAGCTCTCTATTCAAGCGTTTCACCCCAAGCTAATCGACGGCAAGGCGATCAGGCTTCACCCGCTGGTGTGCGCCGCCTTTAACGCGGACTTCGACGGCGATCAGATGGCGGTTCACGTGCCGCTTAGCCAAGAGGCGATCGCCGAAGCTAAAATCTTGATGTTAAGCTCGATGAACATTCTGCTGCCCGCCACCGGACGCGCCGTAACTACGCCGTCGCAGGATATGGTTCTGGGTCTATATTACCTCTCTATGGAAAAACAGGGGGTAAAGGGAGAGAATAAACTCTTTTCAGGCATAGACGAGGCGCTTATCGCCATCGACGGCGGCATGGTCGATCTGCACGCGCGCGTTCGCGTAGCGATCGGCGATCAGATGATCTCCGCCGCCGCGGGACGGATCGTTATTAAATCGATTCTGCCCGATTACGTGCCGACAAGCCTTTGGAACCGCGTTCTCAAGAAAAAAATGATCGGCGAAATAGTCGATTACGTCTATAAACGCGGCAAGATCAAAGACGCGGCGGAGTTTTTGGACAACCTTAAAAACTTAGGCTTTCGTTACGCCACCAAAGCGGCGATCTCTATTAGCGCGGCGGATATTCTCGTTCCCGACGATAAAGAAAAAGCGATCGCCGCCGCCAAAAAGAAGGTCAAAGAGATACAGGCGCAATACGCCTCCGGTTTGCTGACCGAACAGGAGCGTTATAACAAGATCGTTGACTTGTGGACGGACACGCAAAACGGCGTGGCGGAAACAATGATGAAAATCGTGCAAAACGACAAGCAGGGGTTCAACTCGATTCATATGATGGCGGATAGCGGCGCGCGCGGTTCCGAGCAACAGATCCGCCAGCTTGCCAGCATGCGCGGTTTGATGGCGAGACCGGACGGCTCTATTATTGAAACGCCGGTTATTTCAAACTTCAAAGAGGGTTTGAATATGATCGAATACTTTATCTCCACCAACGGCGCGCGCAAAGGTCTGACCGACACCGCTTTGAAAACCGCCAACGCCGGTTATCTTACGCGCAAGCTGATCGACGTAGCTCAAAACGTTCGCGTCAACGTGGACGACTGCGGCACGCACGAAGGGGTAGAGGTTACCAGCATTACCGTCGGCGGCGAGTTGATCGAATCGCTCGAAGATCGCATCGTGGGGCGCGTGCTTGTCGAGGACGCGATCGATCCCGTTACAAACGAGCCGCTGTTCAAAGAGGGCGAGCTGATCGACGAGGAAAAAGCGCAGGCGATCGCCGAAGCGCAGATTAAATCGGTCAAAATCCGATCCCCGCTTACCTGCAAGGCGCGCAAAGGAGTTTGCGCCAAATGTTACGGGCTTAATCTCGGCGAAGGAAAGATCGTCCAAAAGGGCGAGGCGGTAGGCATTATCGCCGCGCAATCAATCGGCGAACCGGGAACGCAGCTTACGCTAAGAACCTTCCACGCGGGCGGCGCGGCTTCTAGAACGCAAGAGGAGAGCAAGATCGTCGCCGATAAAGAGGGCTTTATCCGCTACTACAACCTTTCGACCTTCAAAAACAGCGCGGGCAGAAGCGTGGTGGCGAATCGACGCAACGCGGCGGCGCTGCTTGTGGAGCCGAAAGTCAAAGCTCCCTTCGACGGCGTTTTGCGCGTTGAAACGATCCACGACGAGCAGATTTTGATCGTAGATAACGGATCGGAGCAGGCGCGTTTTCACCTTCGCAGAAACGACATAGCGAAGCCAAACGAGCTTGCGGGCGTTTCCGGACAGATCGAAAGCAAACTCTATCTGCCCTATAAAGACGGCAACCGCGTTAAAGCGGACGAATCGATTGTGGAGCTGATCAAAGAAAGCTACAACGTTCCGGCTCGAATCAGCTACGGCGCGGAGCTACACGTAGAGGACGGCGCGCCCGTTCCTATGAAGATAGTCGCCAAAGCCAAAGGCATAGTCAAATACTATATGCTCAAAGGCGACTATTTAGAAAGAAGGCACGATATACAAGCGGGTCAGAAAATTTCCGAAAAGGGACTTTTCGCCGTCGTAGCGGACGAGCAGGATCGCGAGGCGATACGACACTATATCGTTCGCGAAAGCGTTATAGAAGCGGCGGATAACTCAAAAGTCGCCGCTCACACGGTTATTTCGCGCCCCGAAGCCAACGAGCAGACGATTATCGCCGAATGGGACCCATATACAATCCCCGTAATCGCCGAAAGCGCCGGCGCGGCGCATTTAGAGGATTTGATTCCCGGCGTTACGGTCAGCGAACAGATCGAGGAGCTAACGGGGCAAACGCGCCTAATGGTCAACGAATACTACGCGCCCGAATATAAGCCGACAATCGTGATTGCGAACGATTCCGGACAGCTAATCCGCTACTCGCTAGAGCCAAAAACGGCGATCTTCGTTCAAGAGGGCGAGCGCGTCGGCGAGGCGCAAGTTTTGGCAAAAATGCCAAAAGCGGTCGCTAAAAGCCGCGATATTACGGGCGGTCTGCCGCGCGTTACCGAACTGCTAGAAGCGCGCAAACCCAAAGATTCCGCGATGTTAGCGGATATAGACGGCGTGGTGCGCTTTGGCAAACCAGTCCGCAATAAACAGCGCGTGCTTATTGAAAACGAAAACGGCGTGAGCGTCGAATATCAGATTGAAAAGGGCAAGCGGATTTTGGTTCATGAAGGCGAGTTTGTCCATGCGGGCGAGCGTCTGACCGACGGGCAGATCTCCTCGCACGACATCTTACGCATACTTGGCGAAAAGCAGCTTCAGCAGTTTATCGTCAGCGAAGTGCAACAGGTTTATCGTCGTCAAGGCGTTGTGATCAACGACAAACACCTAGAGGTGATTATAGGCGAAATGCTTCGTCAGGTTAAAATCGTCGATAGCGGCGATACCAAGTTTATCGTCCATGATCTGATCAGCCGCCGCCGGTTTGAGGAAGAGAATCTGCGCGTGATGAGGCTGGGCGGCGAACCCGCTTTAGGTTCTCCCGTTTTGCTTGGCATTACCCGATCCGCCGTCGGCGCGGACTCTATTATCTCCGCCGCTTCCTTTCAGGAGACGACAAAGGTCTTGACGGAAGCGTCGATCGCCGGCAAGTTCGACTACCTAGAGGATTTGAAAGAAAACGTCGTGCTAGGACGGCTGATTCCCGTAGGCACGGGCATTTATCGCCGCAAGCCGCCGCTTGTTAAAGAGTTGGTCGTCTCCGACTAA
- a CDS encoding tetratricopeptide repeat protein yields MKAVMLAALICVASWGASLFELGKEAYVNGNYEEALEYFAKAIKEKPKSAEIYYERGCLLSDLGEYEAAIKDFTKAIELKPDYGFAYNNRAISYGTSGDIEKAEKDARKACELKVCVAYQFMRENGFIED; encoded by the coding sequence ATGAAAGCGGTTATGCTTGCGGCGTTAATATGCGTCGCCTCTTGGGGCGCAAGCCTTTTTGAACTAGGCAAAGAAGCCTATGTAAACGGCAATTATGAAGAGGCGTTAGAGTATTTCGCCAAAGCGATAAAAGAGAAGCCAAAAAGCGCTGAAATTTACTACGAGCGCGGCTGCCTTCTTAGCGATCTGGGCGAATATGAAGCGGCGATCAAAGATTTTACGAAAGCGATCGAGCTTAAACCCGATTACGGCTTTGCCTACAACAATCGCGCGATCTCCTACGGAACGAGCGGCGATATTGAAAAGGCGGAAAAAGACGCGCGTAAAGCGTGCGAGTTAAAAGTCTGCGTCGCGTATCAATTTATGCGCGAAAACGGATTTATAGAAGACTAA
- a CDS encoding HAD family hydrolase, whose amino-acid sequence MAKPATALFDLDGTLIDSTEAIVESFNAAFAHFNRASPDPEAIIKLIGNPLHKMFVSLGIEEAEIQGYIDRYKDRYRKVCLQKTTLLPRVKEALETLKPIAAIGVVTTKSASFSKEILAHFGIDGYFEAIVGFEDAKNPKPHPEPILLALERTRGDKRNAFMIGDTPIDINAALSAGVTPIALLCGYSTAKDFAPFDCEIVSNAFEAARSIAKRFL is encoded by the coding sequence ATGGCAAAACCGGCCACGGCGCTATTCGATCTCGACGGAACTCTGATCGACTCTACGGAGGCGATTGTAGAGAGCTTTAACGCGGCGTTCGCGCATTTTAATAGAGCAAGCCCCGATCCGGAGGCAATTATTAAGCTAATAGGTAATCCGCTTCATAAGATGTTCGTCTCGCTTGGCATAGAGGAAGCGGAGATTCAAGGCTACATCGATCGCTATAAAGATCGCTACCGAAAGGTCTGTTTGCAAAAGACGACGCTTCTGCCGCGGGTTAAAGAGGCGCTTGAAACGCTAAAGCCAATCGCAGCAATCGGCGTGGTTACCACAAAGTCGGCGAGCTTTTCTAAAGAGATTTTGGCGCATTTTGGCATAGACGGGTATTTTGAGGCGATCGTGGGGTTTGAGGACGCGAAAAACCCCAAACCGCATCCGGAACCTATACTGCTCGCGTTAGAGAGAACGCGAGGAGACAAGAGAAACGCTTTTATGATAGGCGACACGCCAATCGACATAAACGCGGCGCTTAGCGCGGGCGTAACGCCGATCGCCCTGTTATGCGGCTACTCTACAGCGAAGGACTTCGCGCCGTTTGATTGCGAAATCGTTTCAAACGCTTTCGAGGCGGCTAGATCGATAGCGAAGCGGTTTTTATGA
- the lepA gene encoding translation elongation factor 4 yields the protein MKNIRNFSIIAHIDHGKSTLADRIIQQTRSVSDRQMREQLLDDMEIERERGITIKAQSVRLRYKDYTLNLIDTPGHVDFSHEVSKSLISSEGALLVVDATQGVQAQTIANCYMAIENDVEIIPVINKIDLPNADIDRVKAEIESVIGIDCSNANLVSAKSGLGIEALLDTITAKIPPPDGDENAPSRALIYDSRFDPYLGALALVRVFDGALKVGQKVLTMATRTRREIGALYYPHPIDHIATEELKTGEIGIVVLGVKTIGDIRVGDTITDLIAPANEPVARYREAKAYVFAGIYPIDAEQFEPLRDALEKLKMSDSSITFTPESSVALGFGFRAGFLGALHMDVIKERLSREFGLDLIATAPSVTYEVLTTSGEKILVSNPSLFPDAGKIDKVFEPYARATVIAPNEFVGSMIALLNDRRGVSEKMEYIGQSRVMLIYAIPLNEAIGDFYDKLKSLSKGYASFDYEPIEYREGNLVKLDIRVAGEAVDALSLIIDRSKAEYRGRELVAKMKELIDRQLFEVAIQASIGAKIIARETVKSVGKNVTAKCYGGDITRKRKLLEKQKEGKKRMKAIGKVHIPQEAFLAVLQIDDNSRR from the coding sequence ATGAAAAACATACGCAATTTTTCTATTATCGCGCATATCGATCACGGCAAAAGCACTCTCGCCGATCGGATTATTCAGCAGACGCGATCGGTTAGCGATCGGCAGATGAGAGAGCAACTGCTAGACGATATGGAGATCGAGCGCGAGCGCGGCATTACGATCAAAGCGCAGAGCGTTCGCCTCAGATACAAAGATTACACTCTTAATCTGATCGACACGCCCGGACACGTGGATTTTTCGCACGAGGTGAGCAAGTCGCTGATTAGCTCCGAAGGCGCGTTGCTTGTCGTTGATGCGACGCAGGGTGTGCAGGCGCAAACGATCGCCAACTGCTATATGGCGATTGAAAACGACGTGGAGATTATTCCGGTCATAAACAAGATCGATCTGCCAAACGCGGATATTGATCGCGTTAAAGCCGAGATTGAAAGCGTGATCGGGATTGACTGTTCTAACGCCAATCTTGTATCGGCAAAAAGCGGGCTGGGGATCGAGGCGCTGCTAGATACGATTACGGCGAAAATCCCGCCGCCCGATGGAGACGAAAACGCTCCAAGCCGCGCTCTGATTTACGATAGCAGGTTTGATCCCTATCTAGGCGCGTTGGCGCTTGTCCGCGTCTTTGACGGCGCTCTTAAAGTAGGGCAAAAGGTTCTGACGATGGCGACGCGAACGCGCCGCGAGATAGGCGCGCTTTATTACCCGCACCCGATCGATCATATTGCGACCGAGGAGCTTAAAACGGGCGAAATCGGGATTGTCGTTTTGGGCGTTAAAACGATTGGCGATATTCGCGTGGGCGATACGATCACCGATCTGATCGCGCCAGCTAACGAACCCGTCGCAAGATACCGCGAGGCAAAAGCCTATGTATTCGCGGGGATTTACCCGATCGACGCCGAACAGTTTGAGCCGTTGCGCGACGCGCTAGAAAAACTAAAGATGAGCGATTCGAGCATTACCTTTACGCCCGAAAGTTCCGTCGCGCTAGGTTTTGGCTTCCGCGCGGGGTTTTTGGGCGCGCTTCATATGGACGTGATTAAGGAGCGATTAAGCCGCGAATTTGGGCTTGATCTGATCGCCACCGCTCCGAGCGTTACCTATGAAGTTTTGACGACAAGCGGCGAAAAAATACTCGTCTCCAACCCCTCTTTGTTTCCCGACGCGGGAAAGATCGACAAGGTTTTCGAGCCTTACGCGCGCGCGACGGTGATTGCGCCAAACGAGTTTGTCGGCTCTATGATCGCGCTGTTGAACGATAGGCGCGGCGTTAGCGAAAAGATGGAGTATATCGGTCAAAGCCGCGTGATGCTTATCTACGCGATCCCGCTTAACGAGGCGATCGGCGATTTTTACGACAAGTTAAAAAGCCTGTCAAAAGGATACGCGAGTTTTGATTACGAGCCGATCGAATATCGAGAGGGCAATCTAGTAAAACTCGATATTCGCGTGGCTGGCGAAGCGGTTGACGCGCTTAGCTTAATTATCGATCGATCCAAAGCCGAATACAGAGGGCGCGAGCTTGTCGCAAAGATGAAGGAGTTAATCGATCGCCAGCTATTTGAAGTGGCGATCCAAGCCTCGATCGGCGCTAAGATAATCGCTCGCGAAACGGTTAAATCGGTGGGCAAGAACGTAACCGCCAAGTGCTACGGCGGTGATATTACCAGAAAACGCAAGCTATTAGAGAAGCAAAAAGAGGGCAAAAAGCGAATGAAAGCGATCGGCAAGGTTCATATCCCGCAAGAGGCGTTTTTAGCCGTTTTACAGATCGACGACAACTCGCGCCGATAA
- the prmC gene encoding peptide chain release factor N(5)-glutamine methyltransferase — MYSIKRALEFGTNALKNVCDRPRFEARILLERASGLSRVEIATNDQAPIDAARYEAMIARRERGEPIEYIIGLVSFYSREFLCESGVLIPRPETELLVDRVIEAAKGFNAPKIAEIGVGSGCVCVMIAALIPNAKITASDINKKAILLAAKNAERFGVADRVALIQTNLLEGVQGDFDILVSNPPYIRADYPLPKAVSFEPKEALIGGERGTEILEAIIALRKPILVCECGYDQEAFLREKLKANGYKMVEFYKDYANWTRGFTAKR, encoded by the coding sequence ATGTATTCTATTAAACGGGCGCTTGAGTTTGGAACTAACGCGCTAAAAAACGTCTGCGATCGACCGCGTTTTGAAGCGCGGATACTGCTTGAGCGCGCAAGCGGGCTTAGCCGCGTAGAGATCGCGACTAACGATCAAGCGCCAATCGACGCGGCGCGATACGAAGCGATGATCGCAAGAAGAGAGCGAGGCGAGCCAATCGAGTATATTATTGGTTTGGTTAGCTTCTATTCGCGCGAGTTTCTATGCGAAAGCGGCGTGTTGATCCCCCGCCCCGAAACGGAGCTTTTAGTCGATCGGGTTATCGAGGCGGCGAAGGGGTTTAACGCGCCGAAGATCGCCGAGATCGGCGTTGGAAGCGGTTGCGTTTGCGTTATGATCGCCGCGTTAATTCCAAACGCGAAAATTACCGCGAGCGATATTAACAAAAAGGCGATCCTTCTTGCCGCAAAAAACGCCGAGCGCTTTGGCGTAGCCGATCGCGTAGCGCTAATTCAAACCAATCTACTAGAGGGCGTTCAAGGCGATTTCGATATTTTGGTATCCAATCCGCCTTATATCCGCGCGGACTATCCTTTGCCAAAAGCGGTATCGTTCGAGCCAAAAGAGGCGTTAATCGGCGGCGAAAGAGGAACGGAGATTTTAGAGGCGATTATCGCGTTAAGAAAACCGATATTAGTCTGCGAATGCGGATACGATCAGGAGGCGTTTTTGCGCGAAAAATTGAAGGCAAACGGCTATAAAATGGTAGAGTTCTATAAAGATTACGCGAATTGGACGCGGGGATTTACGGCGAAAAGATGA
- the rpmA gene encoding 50S ribosomal protein L27: protein MAHKKGQGSTQNNRDSIGRRLGVKKFGGEFVRAGNIIVRQRGTKIHAGDNVGTGKDHTLFALIDGETLFSHKDANRKKVSVVPKTPL from the coding sequence ATGGCGCATAAAAAAGGGCAGGGTAGCACCCAGAACAACCGCGACTCGATCGGTCGCAGATTAGGCGTTAAGAAATTTGGCGGCGAGTTTGTCCGCGCGGGAAACATTATCGTCCGTCAGCGCGGCACGAAAATTCACGCGGGCGATAACGTCGGCACAGGCAAAGATCACACGCTCTTCGCGCTGATCGACGGAGAGACGCTCTTTTCGCACAAAGACGCAAACCGCAAAAAAGTTTCCGTCGTTCCAAAAACGCCGCTTTGA
- the rplU gene encoding 50S ribosomal protein L21 has product MYAIINTDGRQYKVAQGDIVLFDKRGLEPKAAVTFEKVLLVSNDGALTVGSPFIEGAKVTGEAINEGRGKKIIIFKKRRRKDSKQKRGFRRDFTRVRITGISL; this is encoded by the coding sequence ATGTATGCAATAATCAATACGGACGGACGGCAGTATAAGGTCGCGCAAGGCGATATAGTTCTGTTTGACAAGCGCGGTTTAGAGCCGAAAGCCGCCGTTACTTTTGAAAAGGTTTTGCTGGTGAGTAACGACGGCGCGCTGACGGTGGGTTCGCCGTTTATCGAGGGCGCGAAGGTTACGGGCGAGGCGATCAACGAAGGGCGCGGCAAGAAAATCATTATTTTCAAAAAACGCCGCCGCAAAGACAGCAAGCAAAAACGCGGCTTTAGGCGCGATTTTACCCGCGTGAGAATTACGGGCATAAGCCTGTAA
- a CDS encoding ATP-binding cassette domain-containing protein — MIQIRDLRKRFGEKEVLRGVDLDIIRGKTTTIFGVSGGGKSTIIKHIVGLLTPDRGSIVVDGVRLCDAKSLYAIRRKVGFLFQSGALFDSMSVRQNVEFPLIEHTKLSAAEREKKIVKALELVGLKPREVMPLFPHELSGGMRKRAGLARTIILDPQAVLYDEPTSGLDPITSDRISQMILRLQEELGVTAALISHDIKESFKCSDYIAMLFEGKIVEYGETKAIAASQNPITRQFIDGSSDGPVRFADD, encoded by the coding sequence ATGATTCAAATACGCGATCTGCGCAAACGTTTCGGCGAAAAAGAGGTCTTGCGCGGCGTCGATCTCGATATTATTCGCGGCAAAACGACGACCATTTTCGGCGTTAGCGGCGGCGGCAAAAGCACCATTATTAAACATATCGTTGGGCTTTTGACGCCCGATCGCGGCTCTATCGTGGTGGATGGCGTGCGGCTGTGCGACGCGAAATCGCTATACGCGATACGGCGCAAAGTCGGCTTTTTGTTTCAAAGCGGCGCGCTTTTTGATAGTATGAGCGTGCGCCAAAACGTGGAGTTTCCGCTGATCGAGCATACGAAACTAAGCGCCGCCGAACGAGAAAAAAAGATCGTAAAGGCGTTGGAGCTTGTGGGGCTAAAACCGCGCGAAGTTATGCCGCTGTTTCCTCACGAATTATCGGGCGGCATGCGAAAACGCGCGGGGCTTGCGCGAACGATTATCCTAGACCCGCAGGCGGTGCTATACGACGAGCCGACAAGCGGACTCGATCCTATCACAAGCGATCGCATAAGCCAAATGATATTGCGTCTGCAAGAAGAACTTGGCGTTACCGCCGCGCTAATTAGCCACGATATTAAAGAGAGCTTTAAGTGTTCGGACTATATCGCTATGCTGTTCGAGGGTAAGATCGTGGAGTATGGCGAGACAAAGGCGATCGCCGCGTCGCAAAATCCAATCACGCGGCAGTTTATCGACGGATCGTCGGACGGACCGGTTAGATTCGCCGACGACTAA